From a region of the Butyrivibrio sp. AE3004 genome:
- a CDS encoding sugar phosphate isomerase/epimerase family protein: MRLGTSSPLVYDCGEHWAKYQKEQGCSAVVFPVQSNEPEKKIIEYKEAADREGLMIAEVGIWRNALSKDPDERKKNRDYCVEQLRLSDFLGARCCVNVAGIVGHRWDGAYKENFSKELRDETISMVREIIDRANVKKTYFTLEPMPWMIPTSPKDYAKLIDEVDRDRFAVHMDVINMINSIERYFNAEEFIDECAEVLGTRKGDYCKPSSRKNSICSSACDGFAGD, encoded by the coding sequence TGCGGCGAACACTGGGCAAAATACCAGAAAGAACAGGGATGCAGCGCTGTGGTTTTTCCTGTTCAGAGTAATGAACCGGAAAAGAAGATAATAGAGTATAAGGAAGCTGCAGACAGGGAAGGACTCATGATAGCTGAGGTTGGCATCTGGAGAAATGCCCTGTCAAAAGATCCTGATGAGAGAAAAAAGAACAGGGACTACTGTGTGGAGCAGTTGCGCCTTTCGGATTTCCTTGGAGCAAGATGCTGCGTAAATGTTGCGGGAATTGTAGGGCATAGGTGGGATGGAGCTTATAAAGAGAATTTTTCCAAAGAGCTCCGTGATGAGACCATTAGCATGGTCCGTGAGATAATTGACAGGGCTAATGTGAAAAAAACGTATTTCACCCTGGAGCCCATGCCATGGATGATACCAACAAGTCCTAAGGATTATGCGAAGCTTATTGATGAGGTTGATAGAGACAGGTTCGCAGTTCATATGGATGTCATAAACATGATCAATTCCATAGAAAGATATTTTAATGCAGAAGAGTTCATTGATGAATGTGCAGAAGTGCTTGGAACAAGGAAAGGCGATTATTGTAAGCCATCATCACGGAAGAATTCCATATGCAGTTCCGCCTGTGATGGTTTTGCCGGAGATTAA
- a CDS encoding alpha-hydroxy-acid oxidizing protein, with protein MNVQKCLEQGKAIIVSHHHGRIPYAVPPVMVLPEIKKALEGRDVKIIVDCGIASGADVFKALALGADAAAVGRSMLPSLETGGVNGTRDFLNHVGDELRYLMSCTGFAKVSDIDDSVIHYIR; from the coding sequence ATGAATGTGCAGAAGTGCTTGGAACAAGGAAAGGCGATTATTGTAAGCCATCATCACGGAAGAATTCCATATGCAGTTCCGCCTGTGATGGTTTTGCCGGAGATTAAGAAAGCCCTTGAGGGACGTGATGTGAAGATCATTGTTGACTGTGGAATTGCTTCCGGAGCTGATGTTTTTAAGGCGCTGGCTCTTGGAGCAGACGCAGCTGCTGTGGGTCGATCCATGCTCCCGTCTCTTGAAACAGGCGGAGTAAACGGAACTCGTGATTTTCTAAACCATGTCGGAGATGAGTTGAGATATTTGATGAGCTGCACCGGATTTGCAAAAGTGTCTGATATCGATGATTCGGTTATTCACTATATTAGATAA
- a CDS encoding GNAT family N-acetyltransferase, producing MEIKRITEADRTDEFINVEFSGYATDSDVALNYEEFCFAAEDDERIAGVITGRTYYNEVHIEDLIVGKEYRKSGVGSKLVAAVEDAYTGKDYEKIALTTFGFQAPEFYKKLGYELEFVREDKDPKLSKYFYLKRLR from the coding sequence ATGGAAATCAAGCGAATTACAGAAGCTGACAGAACGGATGAGTTCATTAACGTAGAGTTCTCAGGTTATGCTACGGATAGTGATGTGGCTCTTAACTATGAGGAATTCTGCTTTGCTGCGGAAGACGATGAAAGGATTGCGGGAGTTATAACCGGTCGTACGTACTACAATGAGGTCCATATTGAGGATTTGATCGTCGGAAAAGAATACAGAAAATCCGGAGTTGGTAGCAAACTTGTTGCTGCTGTGGAAGACGCATATACAGGAAAAGATTATGAGAAAATAGCACTTACAACTTTTGGATTTCAGGCACCGGAGTTTTATAAAAAGCTTGGGTATGAATTAGAATTTGTTCGTGAAGATAAAGATCCTAAGCTAAGTAAATATTTCTATCTGAAGAGGTTACGGTAA
- a CDS encoding HD domain-containing protein: MQIDRQKVREQFASYTRKYDPSDPKIALKIAHTYRVADNCEQIARSIGLPDADVEFAWLSGMLHDVGRFEQVRRYNTFIDSESVDHAEFGADLLFGDDNLVTGYTEDRSADKEMEIVIRQHNKYRIAGSVTGQTLTFCNILRDADKVDILRVNVETPMEEIYNVSREVLLTSGVSDKVMTQVREHHAVRRDIMKSPAEHLIGHIALAFELVYLKSWEIAKQQGYLYKMFDFPTRNESMRKAMEETRYELEKFYENSI; encoded by the coding sequence ATGCAGATAGACAGGCAGAAAGTAAGGGAACAGTTTGCTTCTTATACAAGAAAATATGATCCAAGTGATCCGAAGATTGCGCTTAAGATAGCTCACACATACAGGGTGGCAGATAACTGCGAACAGATAGCCAGGTCAATAGGTCTTCCGGATGCCGATGTGGAATTTGCCTGGTTGTCCGGAATGCTACATGATGTTGGAAGGTTTGAGCAGGTAAGGAGATACAATACTTTTATTGATTCCGAATCGGTGGATCATGCAGAGTTTGGAGCGGATCTTCTTTTTGGAGATGACAATCTGGTTACCGGTTACACAGAAGACAGATCAGCTGATAAAGAGATGGAGATTGTCATAAGACAGCATAATAAATACAGGATAGCCGGATCGGTTACGGGTCAAACATTGACCTTCTGCAATATCCTACGAGACGCAGACAAGGTTGATATCTTAAGAGTAAATGTGGAAACTCCAATGGAAGAAATCTATAATGTCTCGAGAGAGGTGCTTCTTACATCCGGAGTTTCCGATAAAGTTATGACGCAGGTCAGGGAGCATCATGCTGTAAGACGCGACATAATGAAATCACCGGCTGAACATTTGATAGGCCATATTGCACTTGCTTTTGAACTGGTCTATTTGAAGAGCTGGGAGATTGCAAAGCAACAGGGATATCTATATAAGATGTTTGACTTTCCGACACGGAATGAAAGTATGAGAAAAGCCATGGAAGAAACCAGATATGAACTCGAGAAGTTCTATGAAAATAGCATATGA
- the msrA gene encoding peptide-methionine (S)-S-oxide reductase MsrA: protein MKEAYFAGGCFWCVTPIYKMYGVDQVICGYAGGDEENPTYEQVKHQETGHRETIKLVYDKEKVSFEKLLDIYFANVDPFDAEGQFIDKGFSYTLAIFYNNEEEKEISEKKIAEIEKNSGKETHVALLPYKNFYEAEEYHQDYYLKNPEAFEKELIESGRKQ from the coding sequence ATGAAAGAAGCGTATTTTGCTGGCGGATGCTTTTGGTGCGTTACGCCAATTTACAAGATGTATGGAGTCGATCAGGTTATCTGTGGCTATGCAGGAGGAGATGAGGAAAATCCTACTTATGAGCAAGTAAAACATCAGGAAACAGGACACAGGGAGACTATTAAGCTCGTCTATGATAAAGAGAAGGTTTCCTTTGAGAAGCTACTTGATATTTACTTCGCTAACGTGGATCCTTTTGATGCAGAGGGACAGTTTATTGATAAGGGTTTCTCATATACCCTGGCAATTTTCTACAATAATGAGGAAGAAAAAGAAATCTCGGAAAAGAAGATAGCTGAGATTGAAAAGAATTCAGGTAAAGAGACTCACGTAGCTCTTTTGCCATATAAGAATTTCTACGAAGCTGAAGAATATCACCAGGATTATTACCTTAAGAACCCGGAGGCTTTTGAGAAGGAACTGATAGAATCTGGAAGGAAACAATAA